In Denitratisoma sp. DHT3, one DNA window encodes the following:
- a CDS encoding ExbD/TolR family protein, producing MNVGPAEGSDEDEVVSTINTTPLVDVMLVLLIIFLITIPVVTQTVPVQLPNERNIATQTKPENVVIAVDSKANIYWNTTPVSPDELLTRLKEVSVMVPQPEVHIRGDQNGNYEGVGRVVVACQRAAIVKIGFITEPVNQGG from the coding sequence GTCGACGATCAACACCACCCCGTTGGTCGATGTGATGTTGGTGTTGCTGATCATTTTCTTGATCACGATCCCGGTCGTGACGCAAACCGTCCCGGTGCAACTGCCGAACGAACGCAATATCGCGACGCAGACCAAGCCTGAGAATGTCGTGATCGCAGTCGACAGCAAGGCCAACATTTACTGGAACACCACCCCTGTCAGCCCCGATGAACTGCTCACCCGGCTCAAGGAGGTCTCCGTGATGGTGCCTCAGCCCGAGGTCCATATCCGCGGGGATCAGAACGGCAACTACGAGGGTGTCGGCCGAGTGGTTGTCGCCTGCCAGCGCGCCGCCATTGTGAAGATCGGCTTCATTACCGAGCCGGTCAATCAGGGCGGCTGA
- a CDS encoding ExbD/TolR family protein translates to MNVGSSSSKDLDVVVDINTTPLIDVMLVLLIMLIITIPIQTHAVKINMPVNSPPKSDKPPVIVKLNVDADGTIHWNDTVIPDRATLETTFKQMLTEPDVPEVHLRPDRGAKYKVVAMIMATAQRLGVTKIGIVGGEQFM, encoded by the coding sequence ATGAACGTCGGTTCCAGCAGTTCGAAGGATCTGGATGTGGTGGTGGATATCAACACGACGCCGCTCATCGATGTGATGCTGGTGCTTCTCATCATGCTGATCATCACGATCCCGATTCAGACGCATGCGGTGAAGATCAACATGCCCGTCAATTCGCCACCGAAGTCGGATAAGCCGCCGGTGATCGTGAAACTGAATGTGGATGCGGACGGTACGATCCATTGGAACGATACGGTGATCCCCGATCGTGCCACCCTGGAGACCACCTTCAAGCAGATGCTCACCGAACCCGATGTGCCGGAGGTCCATTTGCGGCCAGACCGCGGGGCAAAGTACAAGGTCGTCGCCATGATCATGGCCACCGCTCAGCGCCTCGGCGTCACCAAGATCGGTATCGTCGGCGGCGAACAGTTCATGTAG